A stretch of Saccharomyces eubayanus strain FM1318 chromosome III, whole genome shotgun sequence DNA encodes these proteins:
- the CSM1 gene encoding Csm1p, translating to MDPLTVYKNSVKQQIDSADLLVANLVNENFILSEKLNTDSSEIKQLQKQIESLNAQVKDLETQVSQHTENSEIIKDLYEYLCNVRVHKTYEDDSGLWFDISQGTHTEGAAADDYSIMDYKLGFVKGQAQITEVIYAPVLKQRSTEELYSLQSKLPEYLFETLSFPLSSLNQFYNKIAKCLNKKRERKEETE from the coding sequence ATGGACCCGCTGACCGTGTACAAGAACTCTGTCAAGCAACAGATTGATTCCGCAGACCTGTTGGTGGCCAACCTGGTCAACGAGAACTTCATACTCTCGGAGAAGCTGAATACAGACTCAAGCGAGATCAAACAGCTGCAGAAGCAAATCGAGTCGCTAAACGCACAGGTGAAGGACCTTGAGACACAGGTGTCCCAGCACACCGAAAATTCCGAGATTATAAAGGACCTGTACGAGTACCTCTGCAACGTACGTGTCCACAAGACATACGAGGACGACTCCGGGCTGTGGTTCGACATCTCGCAGGGCACCCACACGGAGGGCGCCGCCGCCGACGACTACTCGATAATGGACTACAAGCTCGGATTTGTCAAGGGCCAAGCCCAAATCACAGAGGTCATCTACGCACCCGTCCTCAAGCAGCGCTCCACCGAGGAACTGTACTCGCTGCAGTCCAAACTGCCCGAGTACCTCTTCGAAACGTTGAGTTTCCCCCTCTCGTCGCTGAACCAGTTCTACAACAAAATCGCCAAGTGtctaaacaagaaaagagagagGAAAGAGGAAACCGAGTAA
- the ABP1 gene encoding Abp1p produces MALEPIDYTTHSREIDAEYLKIVRGSDPDTTWLIISPNAKKEYMPEATGSSFHDFLQSFDDTKVQYGLARVSPPGSDVEKIIIIGWCPDSAPLKTRASFAANFATVANNLFKGYHVQVTARDEDDLDENELLMKISNAAGARYSIQTSSKQQGKASTPPVKRSFTSSKSPAPAPEKVPVKKTPSPAPAVEVSSRNDGDNDDWNEPELKERDFDESPLKPNQSSYKPIGKIDLQKVIAEEKAKEDPRLVQKPSIAGSKIDPTSDIAQLKSESKSQRVSEMNSFLGTTKAPSVVEPLKNDDKVIKGFRNEKSPAQLWAERKAKQNAGNVPTKTETPEPEVAEPESDGEPDVKDLKSKFEKMAASNDSEEEEKIVPPPRKSEPTIISPKPFSKPQESSKTEEPQQSKADYKKIGNPLPGMHIEAENEDDQEDDDDWDDDENETPQPSLPSRNVAPEPVKQMEEPEQEHRQAVPGLPSRDSIPPPKEEEEEEEEEPEEEEPEEEEPEEEEENEQPARQLPSRNSAAPPPPPRRATPEEKPKEKENPWATAEYDYDAAEDNELTFAENDKIINIEFVDDDWWLGELEKDGSKGLFPSNYVSLGN; encoded by the coding sequence ATGGCCTTGGAACCTATTGATTACACTACCCACTCGAGAGAGATCGACGCCGAGTATCTGAAGATCGTCAGAGGCTCCGACCCTGACACCACTTGGTTGATCATTTCACCCAATGCGAAGAAAGAGTACATGCCTGAGGCCACTGGCTCTTCTTTCCACGACTTCTTGCAGTCATTCGACGACACAAAGGTGCAGTATGGGCTGGCACGTGTTTCTCCTCCTGGCTCAGACGTCGAGaagatcatcatcattGGTTGGTGTCCCGACTCTGCCCCATTGAAGACAAGGGCCTCTTTCGCCGCCAATTTTGCCACCGTGGCCAATAACCTCTTCAAGGGCTACCACGTTCAGGTCACTGCTAGAGATGAGGACGACCTTGACGAAAACGAattgttgatgaaaatCAGCAATGCTGCCGGTGCCCGTTACTCCATCCAAACCTCCTCCAAGCAGCAAGGCAAGGCCTCTACTCCCCCCGTGAAGAGATCGTTTACTTCTTCCAAAAGTCCCGCTCCAGCCCCAGAGAAGGTGCCTGTCAAGAAAACACCTTCCCCAGCTCCTGCCGTCGAGGTTTCTTCCCGTAACGATGGTGACAACGACGACTGGAATGAACCTGAATTGAAAGAACGTGACTTTGATGAGTCTCCTCTAAAGCCAAACCAATCTTCATATAAACCTATCGGTAAGATCGACTTGCAAAAAGTCATTGCCGAAGAAAAGGCCAAGGAAGACCCACGTCTTGTTCAAAAGCCATCCATTGCTGGTTCCAAGATCGATCCTACTTCAGATATCGCACAACTGAAAAGCGAATCAAAATCTCAAAGGGTGTCTGAAATGAACTCCTTTTTGGGTACTACTAAAGCTCCTTCCGTGGTGGAACCATTGAAAAACGACGATAAAGTCATCAAAGGTTTCAGAAACGAGAAGTCTCCCGCCCAATTATGGGCTGAAAGGAAGGCGAAACAGAATGCCGGAAACGTGCCAACGAAGACCGAAACACCAGAGCCTGAAGTCGCAGAGCCTGAGTCCGATGGCGAACCTGACGTTAAGGATTTGAAGTCAAAATTTGAGAAAATGGCTGCTTCTAACGattcagaagaagaagagaaaatcgTGCCCCCACCAAGGAAATCTGAACCAACTATCATCTCACCAAAACCCTTTTCCAAACCACAAGAATCCTCCAAGACTGAAGAGCCTCAACAGTCCAAGGCTgattacaagaaaattgGCAATCCATTGCCCGGTATGCACATTGAAGCGGAAAACGAAGACGACCAAgaagacgatgacgacTGGGATGACGACGAAAACGAGACCCCTCAACCTTCTTTGCCTTCTAGAAACGTCGCTCCAGAACCAGTAAAGCAAATGGAAGAGCCTGAACAAGAACATAGACAAGCCGTACCAGGTTTGCCTTCTAGAGACTCAATTCCTCctccaaaagaagaagaagaagaagaagaagaagaacctgaagaagaggaacctgaagaagaagaacctgaagaagaggaggagaACGAACAACCTGCCCGTCAACTACCATCAAGAAACTCGGCtgcaccaccaccacccCCAAGACGAGCCACTCCCGAGGAAAAgccaaaggaaaaggaaaatccaTGGGCCACTGCAGAATACGACTACGATGCTGCCGAAGATAACGAATTGACCTTTGCGGAAAACGACAAGATCATCAATATCGAATTTGTCGACGACGATTGGTGGTTAGGTGAACTGGAAAAAGACGGCTCTAAGGGTCTTTTCCCTAGTAACTATGTCTCTTTGGGAAACTAA
- a CDS encoding FIG2-like protein, with protein MINTTVLSQKTTTISTEICSHSECTPTVITSVFTSKVIPSTEFPSSTQSSLQTKRVDTTSTSHKTIILSTEICSNSICTPTVLTSVQKGSIPSSSVSSPTSLSLISTKETSSLEDFSSKLTSLPSWQTLSSMSTTLEKNSKTYTSQISSAVKTSPLNSRSSDVTSKNEESGNTISLSSTALSSFVPSSSTSVQYTVSTATTTINGVKTVYTTWCPLTSKSSIAATTQPSCSGVNCGFSAKTSESSSTSIQYTLSTATTTISGVKTVYTTWCPLTGKSTVAAVTQSSCSGGDCGQSISTTVTISSSVTTSTTTATPRSTLRPSSSKNKENTCSGNNCKQTESTSSTSSTSSTSSTSSTSSASKPTSTTSTSTSTSTSPSSTTPASTLSLSSTSLSTSISTSVSSSVPSSITSPFTPTSLSTIGSPSSSSAFTSSSSSLTSISPFSSSIPLSSPSSVSTSLTISSVVTSQPTTLTATQTCTESQCQPETSSVCSGFNCNQLSSTMKTATISSSTTVADTITCTESKCQATKSSSCVGSSCKASESHETSATSSVCSGEGCYSSTTTELRSQYITMTSVVTPSAVTKTSMKVHSTESTVSITTIKPVTYTSSGTKGQLVTITSSSQTVIPSVTTIITSTRVAIVSTPKLTTVTYTTKQASSSGMATSPVAAASSTWITTPIVSTYAGSASRTSFGKFFITMLMAACFI; from the coding sequence ATGATTAACACTACTGTACTTTCACAAAAAACCACCACTATTAGTACAGAAATTTGTTCTCACTCTGAATGCACTCCCACCGTTATTACAAGCGTTTTTACTTCTAAAGTTATACCTTCTACCGAGTTCCCCTCCTCAACGCAATCGTCTCTACAGACAAAAAGGGTAGATACAACGTCAACATCCCATAAAACTATAATTTTAAGTACCGAAATTTGCTCCAATTCAATCTGTACACCAACAGTGCTTACATCTGTTCAAAAAGGAAGTATTCCCTCATCATCTGTATCATCGCCAACAAGTCTATCATTAATCTCTACCAAGGAGACTTCTTCCTTGGAAGACTTCTCATCAAAGCTTACTTCACTCCCTAGTTGGCAAACTTTATCTTCAATGTCCACAACTCTGGAAAAAAACTCTAAGACATATACCTCTCAAATATCCAGCGCTGTGAAAACAAGTCCTTTAAATTCCCGTTCCTCTGATGTTACATCTAAAAACGAAGAGTCAGGAAATACCATTTCATTATCCAGTACTGCTTTAAGTTCTTTtgttccttcttcttcgacaTCTGTCCAATATACAGTGTCTACCGCCACTACTACAATTAACGGTGTGAAGACTGTGTACACGACTTGGTGTCCATTGACGAGTAAATCTTCAATAGCCGCAACCACTCAACCCTCTTGTAGTGGTGTCAATTGCGGTTTCTCGGCAAAAACGTCTGAATCTTCTTCGACATCCATTCAATATACGCTATCTACTGCTACTACAACCATTAGTGGCGTGAAGACTGTTTATACGACCTGGTGTCCATTGACAGGTAAGTCCACCGTAGCTGCTGTCACACAATCTTCATGTTCTGGTGGGGACTGTGGGCAATCTATTTCAACCACCGTAACTATAAGCTCTTCAGTTACTACATCTACAACCACTGCAACACCCAGATCTACTTTGAGACCTTCATCTAgtaaaaataaggaaaatACATGCTCTGGTAATAACTGTAAACAAACTGAATCAACTTcatcaacttcatcaacttcatcaacttcatcaacttcatcaaCCTCGTCAGCCTCTAAACCAACCTCAACAACATCCACTTCTACATCAACATCCACTTCGCCATCATCAACAACACCCGCTTCTACACTATCATTAAGTTCTACTTCATTGTCTACTTCTATTTCAACATCTGTGTCATCATCTGTGCCATCATCCATTACATCACCATTTACTCCTACATCCTTATCCACAATTGGGTCAccatcatcgtcgtctGCTTTtacatcatcatcgtcatcattgaCTTCTATTTCACcgttttcatcatccatTCCTctttcatcaccatcatcgGTTTCTACCTCTTTAACCATCAGCTCTGTTGTTACTTCGCAACCAACTACTCTCACTGCCACACAAACATGCACGGAATCGCAATGTCAGCCGGAAACATCTAGCGTTTGCAGTGGCTTCAACTGTAACCAGTTATCATCTACAATGAAAACGGCTACcatctcttcttcaaccaCGGTCGCTGACACAATAACGTGTACTGAATCTAAATGCCAGGCAACCAAATCTAGCAGCTGCGTGGGTTCTTCATGCAAAGCATCCGAAAGTCATGAAACAAGTGCAACGTCTTCGGTATGTAGCGGAGAAGGGTGCTACTCTTCCACTACAACCGAGCTTCGTTCTCAGTACATCACAATGACCTCTGTCGTTACTCCCAGCGCTGTAACCAAAACATCAATGAAAGTGCATTCAACTGAATCGACCGTATCAATCACTACTATTAAGCCAGTCACATATACATCAAGCGGTACCAAGGGTCAATTGGTTACTATAACAAGTTCCAGCCAAACTGTGATTCCATCAGTAActacaataataacaagtACAAGAGTGGCTATCGTATCGACTCCAAAGCTAACAACCGTAACATATACTACCAAACAAGCTTCCTCGAGCGGAATGGCCACTTCTCCAGTTGCCGCTGCATCATCCACTTGGATTACAACCCCTATTGTCAGTACGTATGCTGGTTCTGCGTCAAGAACTTCCTTCGGTAAGTTCTTCATTACAATGCTAATGGCGGCTTGTTTTATTTAG
- the KIN82 gene encoding putative serine/threonine protein kinase KIN82 → MTQQEPRSHPQRLLKGRSMSLPKIFARNLRSLQSNTPAGNAGNYSCSNSNASSVPISSSSHTSMTSSENKDDLPIPSSPNAECNDGWPSAKFNKFKSMFQYNRSKTNDISYEPASEKDLLKDGYQSRSSVEQQHISTNSETDAPNKTNATLTLNDTIESMSTFISDCSSPDMDLFHFDMPTDPSSFHTPTSPSYIAKDSRNLSNGSLNDINENEELQHFHKSSSENCNLSPLAHSSLSNSPTTKLAGNKGSKRVTEPREITPRLRRASSEPLNTAKIELERESCVVLKQPPNLRDIIEPKRSRRLRTKSFSNKFQDITVEPRSFEKIKLLGQGDVGKVYLVRELDTNRIFALKVLSKHEMIKRKKIKRVLTEQEILATSDHPFIVTLYHSFQTEDYLYLCMEYCMGGEFFRALQTRKSKRITEEDARFYASEVVAALEYLHLLGFIYRDLKPENILLHQSGHVMLSDFDLSIQATGSKNPTMRGSAYLDTKICSEGFRTNSFVGTEEYLAPEVIRGNGHTAAVDWWTLGILVYEMLFGCTPFKADNSNETFSNILTMDVKFPHDKDVSKQCKDLIKKLLKKNESKRLGSKLGATDIKRHPFFKRVQWSFLRNQDPPLIPALNDNGCELPLILTSNDNSKNNIVSKQETQMFCENVANDDDIEETDPFHDFNSMSLTKKDGSILTYSEGHTYGKVLYKANCARSRNNSSSHKNFFKDMMPGAVK, encoded by the coding sequence ATGACTCAACAAGAACCCCGTTCCCACCCACAACGGTTATTGAAGGGGAGGAGTATGTCGCTCCCCAAAATATTTGCTCGTAATTTGAGATCTCTTCAAAGCAATACACCTGCTGGTAATGCTGGGAATTACAGCTGCTCAAATTCCAATGCTAGCTCTGTGCCCATCAGCTCAAGCTCACACACTAGTATGACTTCaagtgaaaacaaagatgaTCTTCCAATACCCTCTTCCCCGAATGCAGAATGTAATGACGGCTGGCCAAGTGCTAAATTTAACAAGTTTAAATCGATGTTTCAATACAACAGATCAAAAACTAATGATATTTCATATGAACCGGCCTCAGAAAAGGATCTGCTGAAGGACGGTTATCAATCAAGGTCCTCTGTGGAGCAACAGCATATTTCCACCAATAGCGAGACCGATGCTCCTAATAAGACCAATGCGACGCTTACGCTTAATGACACGATAGAATCAATGTCCACCTTTATCTCTGACTGCTCTTCCCCGGATATGGACCTATTTCACTTTGATATGCCCACAGACCCGTCATCTTTTCACACTCCTACTTCTCCCAGTTATATCGCGAAGGATAGTAGGAACTTGAGTAACGGTTCATTGAACGatataaatgaaaacgaagagCTGCAGCACTTTCATAAAAGCTCCAGTGAAAACTGCAATCTCTCTCCATTGGCCCACTCCTCCCTATCGAACTCACCAACTACAAAACTGGCGGGGAATAAAGGAAGCAAAAGGGTCACTGAACCTAGGGAAATCACACCACGACTAAGAAGGGCTTCTTCTGAGCCTTTAAATACTGCCAAAATTGAGCTTGAGCGGGAGAGTTGCGTCGTTTTAAAGCAGCCTCCAAATCTGCGGGATATCATAGAACCAAAAAGATCTCGTCGCCTAAGAACCAAATCGTTTAGTAATAAATTCCAAGATATTACTGTGGAACCCCggtcttttgaaaaaattaaactaCTAGGCCAAGGTGACGTCGGTAAAGTGTACCTAGTAAGGGAACTGGATACTAATCGAATCTTCGCCTTGAAAGTTCTAAGTAAGCATGAAATGatcaaaaggaaaaaaatcaaacgtGTTCTTACGGAACAAGAAATCCTCGCTACAAGTGACCATCCATTTATTGTGACTTTGTatcattcttttcaaacCGAGGATTATTTGTATCTCTGTATGGAATACTGCATGGGAggtgaatttttcagagCTTTGCAGACAAGAAAGAGTAAACGTATTACCGAAGAGGATGCCAGATTTTACGCTAGCGAAGTAGTGGCAGCCTTGGAATATTTACACCTGCTGGGgtttatatatagagatTTGAAACCTGAGAATATCCTGCTACATCAATCCGGTCATGTCATGCtttctgattttgatttgtcTATTCAGGCAACGGGATCAAAAAATCCTACTATGAGAGGCTCGGCATATCTAGATACAAAGATCTGTTCAGAAGGATTTAGAACCAATTCGTTCGTTGGTACTGAAGAGTATCTAGCACCTGAAGTAATCAGAGGCAATGGTCACACGGCGGCGGTAGATTGGTGGACTTTAGGAATACTAGTTTATGAGATGCTATTTGGCTGCACTCCATTCAAAGCAGATAATTCAAATGAAACCTTTTCTAACATATTAACCATGGATGTTAAATTTCCACACGATAAAGACGTTTCAAAACAGTGTAAAGATTTGATTAAAAAGttactaaaaaaaaacgaatcCAAAAGACTCGGCTCCAAGTTAGGTGCCACAGACATTAAAAGGCATCCCTTTTTCAAGAGAGTTCAATGGTCGTTCTTAAGAAATCAAGATCCTCCTTTGATTCCTGCACTAAATGATAATGGCTGCGAACTTCCTCTTATATTAACTTCAAATGATAATTCCAAGAATAATATAGTGAGTAAACAGGAAACCCAAATGTTTTGTGAAAATGTTGCGAATGATGAcgatattgaagaaactgatCCATTCCATGATTTCAATTCCATGAGTTTAACCAAGAAAGATGGTAGCATCTTGACTTATTCGGAGGGTCATACCTATGGCAAAGTTCTATACAAAGCAAATTGTGcaagatcaagaaataATAGTAGCTCCcataaaaatttcttcaaagacatGATGCCGGGAGCCGTAAAATGA
- the MSH3 gene encoding mismatch repair protein MSH3, translating into MAGQPTISRFFKKVSPAEPLRNLGQEITTENDAGSESICLDSDEENIPEDKSSAVSTVVDGGLSFKKWQNNKETNGTLASFESKEFTGKLNKIMKRRADDDALSEENYDNDVEIPVKKRTKTKGTLKLTPLDAQVKELKVHHMDKVLVIRVGYKYKCFAEDAVAVSRILHIKLVPGKLSIDESNPQDSSHRQFAYCSFPDVRLNVHLERLVHHNLKVAVVEQSETSAIKKHDPGANKSSVFERKISNVFTKATFGVNSNFVLRGKRILGDTNSIWALSREIYQEKTAKYSLVSVNLNNGEVVYDEFEEPNHADEKLQGRIKYLQPVEVLVNRDDLPPHVSKLFRDISCTLIGKDTPDLEENVVHSIKVMNEEVKLSPSLILLVSKLYSHMVEYNNEQVMLIPSIYSAFASKIHMLLGPNTLQSLDIFTHDGGKGSLFWLMDHTRTSFGFRLLRQWVLKPLIDIGQIEERLDAIECITSEINNNIFFESLNQMLNHTPDLLRTLNRIMYGTTSRKEVYFYLKQITSFVDHFKVHQSYLLAQVKSSDGRIFKKSSLLFRLFSGLDELLSTTQLPRFLTMINASAVMEKNPEKQIMDFFNLNNYDHSEGIIQIQRDTESVRSQLKDELVEIRKYLKRPYLNFRDEVDYLIEVKNSQIKNLPDDWIKVNNTKMVSRFSTPRTQKLTQQLQYYKDLLMRESEVQYKEFLNKITSEYAELRRIILSLGQYDCILSLAATSCNVNYVRPTFVEDQQAIFAKNARNPIIESLDVNYVANDVMMSQEDGKINIITGPNMGGKSSYIRQVALLIIMAQVGSFVPAEEVRLSIFDNVLTRIGAHDDILNGDSTFKVEMLDILHVIKNCNRRSLLLLDEVGRGTGTHDGIAISYALIKYFAELNHCPLILFTTHFPMLGEIKSSLIRNYHMDYVEEQKPGENWMSVIFLYKLKKGLTYNSYGMNVAKLARLDKDIINRAFDVSKELQKEAVNGEELKLFSRLKNILGNDGMTATEKLSSLLSLNIH; encoded by the coding sequence ATGGCAGGACAGCCCACAATAAGCCGgtttttcaagaaagtaAGCCCAGCAGAGCCGTTACGGAACCTGGGGCAAGAAATAACGACTGAAAATGATGCTGGCAGTGAATCCATCTGTCTCGACAGTGATGAAGAGAATATTCCTGAGGATAAGTCTTCTGCTGTAAGCACAGTGGTTGATGGTGGCTTatccttcaaaaaatggcaaaataACAAGGAGACAAATGGCACTCTGGCGTCATTTGAATCTAAGGAATTTACCGGTAAACTGAACAAAATTATGAAAAGACGAGCAGATGATGATGCTCTATCCGAGGAAAACTACGATAATGATGTAGAGATTCCtgtgaagaaaagaacaaaaacgAAAGGCACACTAAAGCTCACACCCTTGGATGCACAGGTGAAGGAATTAAAAGTGCATCATATGGACAAAGTACTTGTCATTAGAGTTGGCTATAAGTATAAATGTTTTGCGGAGGATGCAGTGGCCGTTAGCAGGATATTACATATCAAGTTAGTACCCGGTAAATTGTCTATCGATGAGTCGAACCCTCAGGATTCTAGCCATAGGCAGTTTGCATATTGCTCTTTCCCAGATGTTAGATTAAATGTTCACTTGGAGAGGCTTGTACATCATAACCTAAAAGTGGCCGTGGTGGAACAATCTGAAACAAGTGCCATCAAGAAGCACGATCCGGGTGCTAACAAGTCTAGTGTTTTTGAGAGAAAAATTTCTAACGTTTTTACCAAGGCTACATTTGGTGTTAATTCCAATTTTGTTCTTAGAGGTAAGCGTATTCTAGGTGATACTAACAGTATATGGGCTCTATCCCGTGAAAtatatcaagaaaagacgGCCAAATATTCTTTGGTTTCTGTTAATTTGAATAACGGAGAAGTTGTATACGATGAATTCGAAGAACCTAATCATGCAGATGAAAAACTACAAGGACGAATTAAGTATTTACAGCCCGTAGAAGTATTAGTAAATAGAGATGATCTGCCACCTCACGTATCGAAGCTATTTAGGGACATCTCATGCACTTTAATCGGCAAGGATACACCAGATTTGGAAGAGAATGTGGTACACTCAATAAAGGTCATGAACGAAGAAGTAAAACTCTCTCCATCCCTCATACTTCTTGTTTCCAAACTGTATTCGCATATGGTTGAATATAACAATGAACAGGTGATGTTGATTCCTTCCATTTATTCAGCTTTTGCATCAAAGATTCATATGTTATTAGGTCCAAATACTTTGCAGAGCCTGGATATTTTTACTCATGATGGTGGCAAAGGTTCCTTGTTTTGGTTAATGGATCATACAAGGACGTCATTCGGGTTCAGGTTGTTGAGACAATGGGTTCTAAAACCTTTGATTGATATAGGTCAAATTGAAGAACGACTTGATGCCATTGAATGTATCACATCCGAAatcaataataacattttttttgaatcacTGAATCAAATGTTAAATCATACACCTGATTTATTAAGGACTTTAAACCGTATAATGTACGGTACCACTTCCAGAAAAGaggtttatttttatctaaAGCAAATAACTTCATTCGTCGATCACTTTAAGGTACATCAATCGTATTTGTTAGCACAAGTCAAATCATCCGATGgaagaatattcaaaaagtcATCTTTACTCTTCAGGTTGTTTAGTGGATTGGATGAACTACTTTCTACTACTCAATTGCCCCGTTTCCTAACAATGATCAATGCTTCTGCAgtaatggaaaaaaatccgGAGAAGCAGATTATGGACTTCTTCAATTTAAACAACTATGATCACTCAGAAGGTATCATACAAATTCAAAGGGATACTGAATCTGTACGATCGCAATTGAAGGATGAACTAGTagaaataagaaaatatctCAAACGTCCTTATTTGAACTTCAGGGATGAAGTGGACTACTTAATcgaagtgaaaaattcccAAATTAAAAATCTGCCTGATGATTGGATAAAGGTCAATAACACTAAGATGGTTAGTAGATTTTCTACTCCAAGAACACAAAAATTAACTCAACAGCTGCAGTACTATAAGGACTTGTTGATGCGTGAATCTGAGGTGCAATATAAAGAATTCCTGAACAAAATCACCTCAGAGTATGCAGAGCTTCGTAGGATTATACTAAGCTTGGGACAATATGATTGTATTTTGTCATTAGCAGCCACATCGTGTAACGTAAATTACGTCAGACCAACTTTTGTGGAGGATCAACAAGCTATTTTTGCGAAAAATGCAAGGAATCCAATTATCGAGTCATTAGATGTTAATTATGTGGCAAATGATGTCATGATGTCCCAAGAGGACGGTAAAATTAATATCATAACGGGGCCAAATATGGGTGGTAAATCATCCTATATTAGACAGGTGGCCTTGCTAATTATAATGGCACAAGTCGGTTCATTTGTTCCTGCGGAAGAAGTAAGACTAAGCATATTTGATAACGTGTTAACCAGAATTGGTGCACatgatgatattttgaatggtGATTCTACATTCAAGGTTGAAATGTTAGACATTTTGCACGTTATAAAAAACTGCAATAGACGATCTCTACTGTTATTAGATGAAGTTGGAAGAGGTACCGGAACACATGATGGTATAGCAATATCCTATGCgttaataaaatattttgctGAACTGAATCATTGCCCTTTGATATTATTCACCACTCATTTTCCCATGTTAGGAGAAATCAAGTCTTCGTTGATAAGGAACTATCATATGGATTATGTGGAAGAACAAAAGCCTGGTGAAAATTGGATGAGcgtgatttttttatataaattgaagaagggATTAACTTATAATAGTTATGGGATGAATGTAGCCAAATTGGCGCGCCTGGATAAAGATATCATAAATCGGGCATTCGACGTCTCTAAAGAATTGCAAAAAGAAGCTGTCAATGGAGAAGAGCTTAAATTATTCAGTCGtttaaagaatattttgggGAACGATGGCATGACTGCTACAGAAAAACTTTCTAGCTTGCTATCGCTGAATATTCACTGA